Proteins from one Fusobacterium periodonticum 1_1_41FAA genomic window:
- the prfA gene encoding peptide chain release factor 1 produces the protein MFDKLEEVVARYEELNQMLVSPEVLADSKKMIECNKAINEITEIVEKYKEYKKYVDDIEFIKESFKTEKDADMKEMLNEELKEAEEKLPSLEEELKILLLPKDKNDDKNVIVEIRGGAGGDEAALFAADLFRMYSRYAERRKWKIEIIEKQDGELNGLKEVAFTIIGLGAYSRLKFESGVHRVQRVPKTEASGRIHTSTATVAVLPEVEDIQEVIVDPKDLKIDTYRSGGAGGQHVNMTDSAVRITHLPTGIVVQCQDERSQLKNREKAMKHLLTKLYEMEQEKQRSEVESERRLQVGTGDRAEKIRTYNFPDGRITDHRIKLTVHQLEAFLDGDIDEMIDALITFHQAELLSASEQ, from the coding sequence ATGTTTGATAAGTTGGAAGAAGTTGTTGCTAGGTATGAAGAGCTAAATCAAATGCTAGTTAGCCCAGAAGTTTTGGCAGATTCAAAAAAAATGATAGAATGCAACAAGGCAATAAATGAAATAACGGAGATTGTTGAAAAATATAAAGAGTACAAAAAATATGTAGATGATATTGAATTTATAAAAGAAAGCTTTAAGACTGAAAAAGATGCTGATATGAAAGAAATGCTTAATGAAGAATTAAAAGAAGCGGAAGAAAAATTACCAAGTCTTGAAGAAGAATTAAAAATTCTATTATTACCTAAAGATAAAAATGATGATAAAAACGTTATTGTTGAAATAAGAGGTGGAGCTGGTGGAGATGAAGCAGCTCTATTTGCAGCAGACTTATTTAGAATGTATTCAAGATATGCTGAAAGAAGAAAATGGAAAATTGAAATCATAGAAAAACAAGATGGAGAACTAAACGGACTAAAAGAAGTAGCCTTCACTATAATTGGTTTAGGTGCGTACTCAAGATTAAAGTTTGAATCAGGAGTTCATAGAGTACAAAGAGTTCCTAAAACAGAAGCGTCAGGAAGAATACATACATCAACTGCAACAGTTGCTGTTTTACCAGAAGTTGAAGATATACAAGAAGTAATAGTTGATCCTAAGGATTTAAAAATAGATACTTATAGATCTGGAGGAGCTGGAGGTCAACACGTAAATATGACTGACTCAGCTGTTAGAATAACACATCTACCTACAGGAATAGTAGTTCAATGTCAAGATGAAAGATCTCAATTAAAAAATAGAGAAAAGGCAATGAAACACTTACTTACTAAACTTTATGAAATGGAACAAGAAAAACAAAGAAGTGAAGTTGAATCAGAAAGAAGATTACAAGTTGGTACAGGAGATAGAGCAGAAAAAATTAGAACATATAACTTCCCAGATGGAAGAATCACTGACCATAGAATAAAATTAACAGTACATCAATTAGAAGCATTTTTAGACGGGGATATAGATGAAATGATTGATGCACTTATAACTTTTCATCAAGCAGAATTATTATCTGCTTCAGAGCAATAA